One region of Mucilaginibacter sp. 14171R-50 genomic DNA includes:
- a CDS encoding alpha-amylase family glycosyl hydrolase, producing MPDHKLIIYQLLPRLFGNKITTNKFYGSAEENGVGKLNDITDRALAEIKAMGFTHVWYTGVIEHATMTDHSAHGIKPDDPDVVKGRAGSPYAIKDYYDIATDLAVDVEFRISEFKELVGRTHKSGMKVIIDFVPNHVARTYASDVKPNGVRDFGEDDDNTVDFSPNNDFYYIPGQPFVVPGGYNPGGDDFKSPLKDGKFDECPAKATGNDVFSPAPGINDWFETVKLNYGVYYLDGKKSYFDHIPPLWHKMYHILTYWCKMGVDGFRCDMIEIVPVEFWAWLIPNIKANYPHVIFIGEAYDKDQYYNYIHNGGFNYLYDKVGLYDAIRRLTCNEPGASAWEINAVWNNHCKGIDHNMLRFMENHDEQRIASRFFAGDAMLAVPGMIVSATLATGPVMIYSGQEVGEPAAGACGFSGDDGRTTIFDYWGMPEHQKWMNNGAFDGKDLPLGQQQLRNFYGKLLNITKDNEALNSGSFYELMIANEHQQGFDTKLYMYLRYTVHQRVLVIVNFNREARAINIKLPVEILAQFDLSGEASFSDMLSGVTFSTTDIGDGIPVIVNGSSGLLLNL from the coding sequence ATGCCCGATCATAAACTAATCATATATCAACTACTGCCGCGTTTATTTGGCAATAAAATAACCACCAACAAGTTTTACGGCTCGGCAGAAGAAAATGGTGTTGGCAAACTAAATGACATTACCGACAGGGCCCTGGCCGAAATAAAGGCGATGGGTTTTACCCACGTTTGGTATACGGGCGTTATAGAGCACGCTACCATGACAGACCACTCCGCCCATGGTATTAAGCCCGATGACCCGGATGTGGTTAAAGGCCGCGCCGGTTCGCCCTATGCTATAAAAGACTATTACGACATTGCCACCGACCTGGCTGTTGACGTGGAATTCCGGATCTCGGAGTTTAAAGAGCTTGTTGGCCGTACGCATAAAAGCGGGATGAAGGTAATTATCGATTTTGTGCCTAACCATGTGGCCCGCACGTATGCCTCGGACGTTAAGCCGAACGGCGTGCGCGATTTTGGTGAGGATGATGATAACACCGTAGATTTTTCGCCCAATAACGACTTTTATTATATCCCGGGGCAGCCCTTTGTGGTGCCGGGCGGATATAACCCGGGTGGCGACGATTTTAAATCGCCCTTAAAGGATGGCAAGTTTGACGAGTGCCCCGCTAAAGCTACGGGCAATGATGTTTTTAGTCCCGCGCCGGGCATAAACGACTGGTTCGAAACCGTTAAGCTGAACTACGGGGTTTACTACCTGGATGGTAAAAAATCATACTTTGATCATATACCACCGCTTTGGCATAAAATGTACCATATACTAACCTACTGGTGCAAGATGGGCGTTGACGGTTTTCGTTGTGATATGATCGAGATTGTGCCCGTTGAATTCTGGGCATGGCTTATCCCGAATATCAAGGCAAACTACCCCCATGTTATTTTTATTGGCGAGGCATACGATAAAGATCAGTATTACAATTACATCCATAATGGCGGGTTCAATTACCTGTACGATAAAGTGGGCTTATACGATGCCATCCGCAGGCTTACCTGTAACGAGCCGGGCGCATCTGCATGGGAGATAAACGCCGTATGGAACAACCACTGTAAAGGTATTGACCACAACATGCTCCGCTTTATGGAAAATCATGACGAGCAGCGCATAGCCAGCCGGTTTTTTGCGGGCGACGCCATGCTGGCTGTTCCCGGGATGATTGTAAGTGCTACTTTGGCTACCGGGCCGGTAATGATATACTCGGGCCAGGAAGTAGGTGAACCCGCTGCCGGTGCATGCGGGTTTAGCGGGGACGATGGACGAACCACCATATTTGACTACTGGGGGATGCCCGAACATCAAAAATGGATGAACAACGGCGCGTTTGATGGAAAGGACTTGCCGCTGGGGCAACAGCAGCTGCGTAACTTTTATGGTAAACTGTTAAACATTACAAAAGATAATGAGGCGTTAAACAGCGGGAGTTTCTATGAACTTATGATAGCTAATGAGCATCAGCAGGGGTTTGATACCAAACTGTACATGTACCTGCGTTATACCGTACACCAAAGGGTGCTGGTAATAGTTAACTTTAACCGCGAAGCGCGAGCTATAAACATTAAACTCCCCGTAGAAATACTTGCACAGTTTGACCTGAGCGGTGAAGCCAGTTTTTCGGATATGTTAAGCGGCGTAACGTTTAGCACAACTGATATTGGGGATGGTATACCTGTTATTGTTAATGGCAGCAGCGGTTTATTGCTAAATTTATAA
- a CDS encoding glycosyltransferase family 8 protein, protein MVQYNTFEYPMFLNAIAITIDNNYIQHACVMLRSLDVNVQSQVDVYCIFDDLSQQNIHRMRREFNSSRVNLHFIPFDKSVLPALPIKANDHVTSATFFRIWLPHLLPNLDQVLFMDTDIIINGDISEILNLDTGSYPLAAVPDLGMSAEKKRGLGIADGQMYMNCGVLLLNLKYFRANDLTTQIANFIATYPALCEFWDQDAINATIKGNFYQLDYKYNVQSGFYEKPAQDVALRNAIQNPVVVHYTGGGSCKPWYYQNKHPERDLYYKYLKLTSFRFYYPPDLPRSWRLFRKLRFMLFYK, encoded by the coding sequence GTGGTACAATATAATACCTTTGAATATCCTATGTTTTTAAATGCCATTGCAATAACTATTGATAATAACTATATACAGCATGCCTGTGTGATGTTAAGATCGCTGGACGTAAATGTTCAATCGCAGGTTGATGTATATTGTATTTTTGATGACCTGAGCCAGCAAAACATCCACCGGATGCGTAGGGAGTTTAATAGCAGCCGAGTAAACCTGCATTTTATACCTTTTGATAAAAGTGTGCTTCCAGCACTGCCTATAAAGGCAAATGATCATGTTACTTCGGCCACTTTTTTCAGGATATGGCTGCCCCATCTGCTGCCAAACCTTGATCAGGTGCTTTTTATGGACACCGATATAATCATTAACGGCGATATCAGCGAAATACTGAACCTGGATACCGGCAGCTACCCGCTGGCCGCTGTACCAGACCTGGGCATGTCTGCCGAAAAAAAGCGTGGCCTGGGTATTGCCGATGGGCAGATGTACATGAACTGCGGCGTATTGTTGCTTAACCTTAAATATTTCAGGGCAAACGACCTTACCACACAGATAGCGAATTTTATTGCGACTTATCCGGCCCTTTGCGAATTTTGGGATCAGGATGCCATTAATGCCACAATAAAAGGAAACTTTTACCAATTAGATTATAAGTATAACGTACAAAGCGGTTTCTATGAAAAGCCCGCGCAGGATGTTGCCTTGCGTAACGCCATCCAAAACCCCGTTGTAGTACATTACACCGGTGGCGGCAGTTGCAAGCCATGGTATTATCAAAACAAACACCCCGAACGCGATCTGTATTATAAATACCTTAAGCTTACCTCATTCCGGTTTTATTACCCGCCCGATCTTCCCCGCAGCTGGCGCCTGTTCAGAAAGTTACGGTTTATGCTCTTCTACAAATAA
- a CDS encoding DUF3885 domain-containing protein, whose amino-acid sequence MKAIVKKTHEFLNENFPGLDFRIPLFYNWDNALRFDLEHEIDDDPDSVFYFSEVIKRAITLFEESFAPDDQAFFILRQYKLKRRKIRVGNYFFKQLSDFKKDDVNYYTTKSFSQPNEDLIDASNVALGKIKVSQLNYSNVLSAIALSYQPTVKSFERFSDINLPFQIFFINIEKKLIFHMYDNRGLDILGSNIDNIKPHYTKFNDWILDYDRMKINHIFE is encoded by the coding sequence GTGAAGGCTATAGTTAAAAAAACTCATGAGTTTTTAAATGAAAACTTCCCAGGTTTAGATTTTCGAATACCTTTATTTTATAACTGGGATAACGCCCTACGCTTTGATCTGGAACATGAAATTGATGATGATCCAGATTCGGTATTCTACTTCAGCGAAGTAATTAAACGGGCTATTACTCTTTTTGAGGAATCTTTTGCGCCTGACGACCAAGCTTTTTTTATTTTAAGGCAGTACAAATTGAAAAGGCGTAAAATAAGGGTAGGGAATTACTTTTTTAAACAGTTATCGGATTTTAAAAAAGATGATGTTAATTATTACACCACAAAATCGTTTAGTCAACCCAACGAGGACTTGATTGACGCATCTAACGTAGCATTAGGGAAGATTAAAGTTAGCCAACTCAATTACAGTAATGTCTTATCCGCAATCGCTTTATCGTACCAACCTACTGTAAAGTCTTTTGAAAGATTTTCTGACATAAATTTACCTTTTCAGATATTTTTTATCAATATCGAAAAAAAGCTTATTTTTCATATGTATGATAATCGGGGGCTGGATATTTTAGGCAGTAATATCGACAATATTAAACCGCATTATACTAAATTTAATGATTGGATATTAGACTACGACAGAATGAAGATCAATCATATATTTGAATAA
- a CDS encoding glycoside hydrolase family 31 protein, with product MILEDEEFHHLNNPADGIKPIVKKYLGVPNHAEQLGNKIFFTDGDAKVEVLIVTNDIIRVRLAPHSVFLEEFSYAVPELPQTPVEFTLLENDQEFRVATPAVNCHIRKKDFFISFSDKNDHVTSTDAVPMHWEENTQFGGYYVFCTKTCADQESFFGLGDKATEFNLRGKRLKNWNTDAYSFGFNQDPLYRAIPFYISLNDNIAHGIFFDNTFKAHFDFGAEDRTKTSFWADGGELQYYYIHGPHMMDVVKNYHLLTGTHPMPPLWALGYHQCRWSYYPENKVRVIANGFRQNKIPCDGIYLDIDYMDGYRCFTWSPKYFPNPKKMIADLAANGFKTVVIIDPGIRVDDNYWVFKEGKEKRYFCRRCDDYFMEGHVWPGRCQFPDFTNPEVRAWWGDLFDDLVETGVAGVWNDMNEPAVFGAGTFPDDVRHQYDGYRGSHRKAHNVYGMQMVRATYEGLRKQMKNKRPFTITRAGYSGVQRYSSVWTGDNVASWEHLKLGNIQLQRLSVSGISFCGTDIGGFSGEPDGELFTRWIQMGSFSPFMRAHSAGDTKEREPWSFGEPYTSINRKFIELRYRLIPYLYSAFWEHHRYGFPILRPVVMHEQAEPSNHFRQDEFTYGDKILICPVLEPGQKSRKVYLPKGSWYDFWTLEMIAGGREVVVPTPLDIMPIFVKAGSVIPEYPVMQYTGEKEIEEVKLNIYYSNYEVNSFLFEDYGETFAYEQDIYLEKKFVVNGDADKLTIKQSMEGLYTPRYEGYHFKINGLPFKPARILADGKEIDSISVNTDKTYEFKFTKNFKRIEIFK from the coding sequence ATGATACTGGAGGATGAAGAGTTTCACCATTTAAATAACCCCGCCGATGGCATTAAACCAATTGTAAAAAAATACCTGGGCGTACCCAATCACGCAGAGCAACTTGGCAATAAAATTTTCTTTACCGATGGCGATGCCAAAGTAGAGGTTTTAATAGTTACCAATGATATCATCCGTGTACGCCTTGCGCCTCATAGCGTTTTCCTGGAGGAGTTTTCGTACGCCGTGCCCGAACTGCCGCAAACACCCGTTGAGTTTACTTTGCTGGAAAACGACCAGGAGTTTCGCGTGGCAACACCGGCCGTAAACTGCCATATACGCAAGAAGGACTTTTTTATTTCGTTTTCTGATAAAAACGACCATGTTACCAGCACCGATGCTGTACCCATGCACTGGGAAGAAAATACTCAATTTGGCGGTTACTATGTATTTTGTACCAAAACCTGTGCAGACCAGGAAAGCTTTTTTGGCCTGGGCGATAAGGCCACCGAGTTTAACCTGCGTGGTAAACGCTTAAAAAACTGGAACACCGATGCTTATTCCTTTGGGTTTAATCAGGACCCGCTTTACCGCGCTATTCCGTTTTATATCAGTTTGAATGATAATATTGCACACGGAATATTTTTTGATAACACCTTTAAAGCTCACTTTGATTTTGGTGCAGAAGACCGCACTAAAACCAGCTTTTGGGCCGATGGCGGCGAACTGCAATACTACTACATCCACGGCCCGCATATGATGGATGTGGTGAAAAATTATCACCTGCTAACCGGTACGCACCCTATGCCGCCGCTTTGGGCGCTGGGATATCATCAATGCCGCTGGAGCTATTATCCCGAAAATAAGGTAAGGGTTATTGCCAACGGCTTTAGGCAAAACAAGATCCCCTGCGATGGCATTTACCTGGATATAGACTATATGGATGGCTACCGCTGCTTTACCTGGAGCCCTAAATATTTCCCTAATCCTAAAAAGATGATAGCAGACCTGGCGGCCAACGGGTTCAAAACCGTGGTGATCATAGACCCGGGCATCAGGGTAGATGATAATTATTGGGTTTTTAAAGAGGGAAAGGAAAAGAGATATTTTTGCCGCCGTTGCGACGATTACTTTATGGAGGGCCATGTTTGGCCGGGCCGCTGCCAGTTCCCCGACTTTACCAACCCCGAGGTACGCGCCTGGTGGGGCGATCTGTTCGACGACCTGGTTGAAACAGGCGTGGCCGGTGTTTGGAACGATATGAACGAACCGGCTGTTTTTGGAGCCGGTACCTTCCCCGACGATGTTCGCCACCAATATGATGGCTATCGTGGGTCGCACCGTAAGGCACACAATGTTTATGGCATGCAAATGGTACGCGCCACTTACGAGGGTTTGCGTAAACAAATGAAAAACAAACGTCCGTTTACCATTACCCGCGCAGGATACTCGGGTGTTCAGCGATACTCATCCGTTTGGACGGGCGATAACGTGGCATCATGGGAGCATTTAAAGTTAGGTAATATTCAGCTGCAAAGGCTTTCGGTATCGGGTATTTCTTTCTGCGGAACGGATATCGGTGGCTTTAGCGGCGAACCTGACGGCGAGTTATTTACCCGCTGGATACAAATGGGCAGCTTTTCGCCATTTATGCGGGCGCACTCGGCCGGCGATACCAAAGAACGTGAACCATGGAGCTTTGGCGAGCCTTATACATCCATAAACCGTAAGTTTATCGAGTTGCGTTACAGGCTGATACCTTATCTGTATTCAGCATTTTGGGAACATCACCGTTATGGTTTCCCGATCTTAAGACCGGTGGTGATGCATGAACAGGCAGAGCCATCTAACCATTTTCGCCAGGATGAATTTACTTACGGCGATAAAATACTGATTTGCCCCGTTTTGGAGCCAGGCCAAAAAAGCCGTAAAGTTTATTTACCAAAAGGAAGCTGGTACGATTTCTGGACCTTGGAGATGATAGCAGGGGGCAGAGAGGTTGTTGTGCCAACGCCGTTAGATATCATGCCGATATTTGTTAAAGCGGGCTCGGTTATTCCCGAATACCCGGTTATGCAGTATACCGGCGAAAAGGAGATAGAGGAGGTGAAGCTGAATATCTACTACAGCAATTATGAGGTGAACTCGTTCCTGTTTGAGGATTATGGTGAAACTTTTGCTTACGAGCAGGACATTTACCTTGAAAAGAAATTTGTGGTAAATGGCGATGCTGATAAGTTAACCATTAAACAAAGCATGGAAGGGTTGTATACACCGCGGTACGAAGGGTATCACTTTAAGATAAATGGCCTGCCGTTTAAGCCTGCCAGGATACTTGCCGACGGTAAAGAGATAGATAGCATAAGCGTCAATACCGATAAAACCTACGAATTTAAGTTTACTAAAAACTTTAAACGGATAGAGATATTTAAATAG
- a CDS encoding aspartate carbamoyltransferase catalytic subunit, which produces MALSTRHLLGIKDLNRSDIELIFETADNFKTVLNRPIKKVPSLRDVTIANIFFENSTRTRLSFELAEKRLSADVVNFAASSSSVSKGETLIDTVNNILAMKVDMVVMRHPYAGAGIFLSKHVKAQIVNAGDGAHEHPTQALLDAFSIRERYGDVAGKKVVIVGDILHSRVALSNILCLKQLGAEVMVCGPTTLIPKYIGSLGVKVEHNLVKALNWCDVANMLRIQLERQDIKYFPSLREYTMMFGLNKQILDGLDKEITVMHPGPINRGVEITSDVADSKQSIILDQVENGVAIRMAVLYLLAGQTA; this is translated from the coding sequence ATGGCTTTAAGCACAAGGCACCTATTAGGAATTAAGGATTTGAACCGATCAGATATCGAACTGATATTTGAGACCGCCGATAATTTTAAAACGGTACTGAACAGGCCGATAAAAAAGGTGCCCTCGCTGCGCGACGTAACCATAGCCAATATCTTTTTCGAGAACTCTACACGCACCCGCCTGTCGTTTGAACTGGCCGAAAAAAGGCTATCGGCTGATGTAGTGAATTTTGCCGCTTCTTCATCATCGGTTAGCAAGGGCGAAACACTGATAGATACTGTTAACAACATACTGGCCATGAAGGTTGATATGGTGGTTATGCGCCACCCGTATGCCGGTGCCGGCATCTTCCTGAGTAAGCATGTAAAGGCCCAGATAGTGAATGCGGGCGACGGCGCGCACGAGCACCCCACCCAGGCGCTGCTTGATGCCTTTTCTATCCGCGAGCGATATGGTGACGTAGCAGGCAAAAAGGTGGTGATAGTAGGGGATATCCTGCACTCGCGCGTGGCGCTGTCAAACATACTTTGCCTTAAGCAATTAGGGGCAGAGGTAATGGTTTGCGGGCCAACAACGCTTATACCCAAATACATTGGCTCGCTTGGTGTAAAGGTTGAGCACAACCTGGTAAAAGCGCTAAACTGGTGCGATGTGGCCAATATGCTGCGCATCCAACTGGAACGTCAGGATATCAAATACTTCCCATCACTGCGCGAATACACGATGATGTTCGGACTTAACAAGCAGATACTTGACGGGCTTGATAAAGAGATAACCGTAATGCACCCCGGCCCCATAAACAGGGGCGTGGAGATTACCAGCGACGTAGCCGATAGTAAGCAATCCATCATCCTGGACCAGGTAGAGAACGGCGTGGCCATACGCATGGCGGTGCTTTACCTGCTGGCGGGGCAAACAGCGTGA
- the pyrR gene encoding bifunctional pyr operon transcriptional regulator/uracil phosphoribosyltransferase PyrR gives MQNLTLLDGQKFQITIQRLCRQLIENHNDFSGSVLIGIQPRGIYLAKRVAEELRKILPDSTIEQGDLDITFYRDDFRRQGSPLVPNQTKIDFIIEGKKVVMLDDVLWTGRTIRAAMDAMQAFGRPEKVELLALVDRRYSRHIPVSADYVGIEVDSIASQKVVVSWKETDGEDRIVLVSEAKE, from the coding sequence ATGCAAAACCTAACGCTGCTCGACGGTCAAAAATTCCAAATCACAATTCAGCGTTTATGTCGTCAGTTAATAGAAAATCATAACGATTTTTCAGGTTCGGTTTTAATTGGCATACAGCCACGGGGCATTTACCTGGCCAAGCGCGTAGCCGAGGAACTCAGAAAGATATTACCGGATAGCACGATAGAACAGGGCGACCTCGACATTACCTTTTACCGCGACGATTTTCGCCGGCAGGGGTCTCCGCTGGTGCCCAACCAAACTAAAATAGATTTTATTATAGAGGGTAAAAAAGTAGTTATGCTGGATGATGTGCTTTGGACAGGCCGCACCATCCGTGCCGCTATGGATGCCATGCAGGCATTCGGCAGGCCCGAAAAGGTGGAGCTGCTGGCGCTGGTTGACAGGCGCTACTCGCGGCACATACCGGTATCGGCAGATTATGTTGGGATAGAGGTTGACTCCATCGCATCGCAAAAGGTTGTGGTAAGCTGGAAGGAAACCGATGGCGAGGATAGGATAGTGCTGGTATCAGAAGCGAAAGAATGA
- a CDS encoding four helix bundle protein, which translates to MTTAKYDLEERLIDFAIIISDIVEGLPATRIGNYIAGQLIRSGCSPALNYGEAQSAESRNDFIHKMKVILKELRESLISLKITERKMLYNLEKVVNAKNECNQLVAIFVKSIETAKKNNLVK; encoded by the coding sequence ATGACAACAGCTAAATATGATTTGGAAGAAAGATTGATAGACTTTGCCATAATCATATCAGACATTGTTGAGGGCTTGCCCGCTACGAGGATAGGTAATTACATCGCCGGCCAATTGATAAGATCAGGTTGTTCTCCGGCATTAAATTACGGAGAGGCACAATCTGCCGAATCACGAAATGATTTTATTCATAAGATGAAGGTTATTTTAAAGGAGTTAAGAGAATCATTGATCTCTTTAAAAATTACCGAAAGGAAAATGCTTTATAATTTGGAAAAAGTAGTTAATGCAAAAAACGAATGTAACCAGTTAGTAGCAATTTTTGTAAAGAGTATAGAAACAGCTAAGAAAAATAATTTAGTAAAATGA
- a CDS encoding NAD(P)/FAD-dependent oxidoreductase, producing the protein MKNNILIIGAGAAGLMAARTLSKAGRQVTILEARDRTGGRIYSVNNVYFFKHTELGAEFVHGDLPVTLTLLNEAGIDLRSANAEMWRFDNGKFEENSMVVKDWDLLMERLNQLEHDINIHDFLLKEFPGDRYKELRDSVWNYVSGYDTADPGEASAFALRNEWQHEDENAQHRVVGGYCAMINYLANECKANGGEIFLNTVAKKIIWQKESVDVITDDGAKFTADRLLIAMPLGVLQVKTGEAGAITFDPPLSAHTNAIMQMGFGAVIKLLFEFDSAFWLDVKTREMAGKNIDEMGYLFSDEEIPTWWTQVPDESNVLTGWIGGPAAAGKTDTPDKEIMMQGLQSLANIFKRDFEELKGKLIAYRVMNWTADPFARGSYAYDTIEAPEARKILNTPVEDTIYFTGEYLYEGAAMGTVEAALSSGLEVAGRMLKN; encoded by the coding sequence ATGAAAAACAATATCTTAATAATAGGGGCCGGCGCCGCGGGATTAATGGCTGCGCGTACCTTGAGCAAAGCAGGCAGGCAAGTTACCATACTGGAAGCCCGCGACCGTACCGGCGGGCGCATTTACAGTGTAAACAATGTATATTTTTTCAAGCATACCGAGTTAGGCGCCGAATTTGTTCATGGCGACCTGCCGGTTACGCTTACCCTGTTAAACGAGGCAGGTATAGATTTGCGAAGCGCTAACGCTGAAATGTGGCGGTTTGATAATGGCAAATTTGAAGAGAACAGCATGGTAGTGAAGGATTGGGACCTGCTTATGGAGCGCCTTAACCAACTGGAACATGATATAAATATCCACGACTTTTTGCTAAAAGAGTTTCCGGGGGATAGATACAAAGAACTTCGTGATTCGGTTTGGAATTACGTATCGGGCTATGATACTGCCGACCCGGGCGAGGCCAGCGCTTTTGCCCTGCGCAACGAGTGGCAACATGAGGATGAAAATGCCCAGCACCGCGTTGTTGGCGGTTATTGCGCCATGATAAATTACCTGGCCAATGAGTGCAAGGCAAACGGCGGCGAGATATTTTTGAATACTGTGGCTAAAAAGATAATCTGGCAGAAGGAAAGTGTAGACGTTATAACCGATGACGGTGCTAAATTCACCGCCGATCGATTGCTGATAGCAATGCCCTTAGGTGTTTTGCAAGTTAAAACAGGCGAAGCAGGCGCTATAACTTTTGATCCCCCTTTATCCGCACATACAAACGCCATAATGCAAATGGGCTTTGGCGCGGTAATAAAGCTTTTGTTTGAGTTTGACAGCGCTTTTTGGCTGGATGTTAAAACGCGCGAAATGGCAGGCAAAAACATTGATGAAATGGGTTACCTTTTTAGCGATGAGGAAATACCCACCTGGTGGACGCAGGTGCCTGATGAGTCGAACGTGCTTACCGGCTGGATAGGTGGCCCCGCTGCTGCCGGGAAAACCGATACCCCTGATAAAGAGATAATGATGCAAGGCCTGCAATCGTTAGCCAATATTTTTAAGCGGGATTTTGAAGAACTGAAAGGCAAACTGATCGCTTACAGGGTTATGAACTGGACGGCCGATCCATTTGCCCGTGGCTCTTACGCTTACGACACCATTGAAGCACCTGAAGCGCGCAAGATCTTGAACACCCCTGTGGAAGATACGATATATTTTACCGGCGAATACCTGTACGAAGGCGCAGCAATGGGCACGGTTGAAGCTGCCTTAAGCAGTGGATTGGAGGTAGCCGGGCGGATGCTTAAAAACTAA